The nucleotide sequence GGCGGATGCATTAAAAAAATTAGCCTTATCAAAGCATCTTTCTATTGCAGAGCTAATAAGGCAGGCCGTAGATACTTTTATAAAATCAAAAGTAGTTATTGATACTGAAGAAAGGCGAAAAAAGGCGATTGATATAGCAGGTCGATTCAGTTCAGGGAAACACGATGTTTCCGCAGAACATGATAAATACCTTGCAGAAGCATTCGGCAAATGATAATTTTTGTGGACACATCAGCCTTTTATGCCTTGCTCGACAGAGATGATGCTAATCACCAAAAAGCAAAAAAAACATGGAGTGATCTGCTTAATCCTGAAAACGCCCTCATTACCAGCAACTATGTCCTTGTTGAGAGTTTCGCCCTTATACAAC is from Nitrospirota bacterium and encodes:
- a CDS encoding ribbon-helix-helix protein, CopG family, with amino-acid sequence MVRTQIQLTEEQADALKKLALSKHLSIAELIRQAVDTFIKSKVVIDTEERRKKAIDIAGRFSSGKHDVSAEHDKYLAEAFGK